The Acidimicrobiales bacterium genome contains the following window.
GCCCCGGCTTCACCACGGCGACCCAGTGCTCGGGGTTGCCCTTGCCGGAACCCATGCGGGTCTCGGCCGGCTTCTGGGTGACGGGCTTGTCGGGGAAGAGGTTGATCCAGACCTTGCCACCACGCTTGATGTGGCGGGTCATGGCGATACGGGCCGCCTCGATCTGGCGGGCGGTGATCCAACCGGGCTCGAGGGCCTGGATCCCGTACTCGCCGAAGCTGACCTCGGTCCCGCCCTTCGCGAGACCTCGCATGCGCCCGCGATGGTGCTTG
Protein-coding sequences here:
- the rplP gene encoding 50S ribosomal protein L16, producing the protein MLMPRKVAHRKHHRGRMRGLAKGGTEVSFGEYGIQALEPGWITARQIEAARIAMTRHIKRGGKVWINLFPDKPVTQKPAETRMGSGKGNPEHWVAVVKPGRIMFELSYPDAELAKAAIERAIQKLPIKARFVTREEAF